A section of the Pseudanabaena mucicola str. Chao 1806 genome encodes:
- a CDS encoding Uma2 family endonuclease, protein MSPYLLKKLNLIHKNLPSSEELPDSDEMPVDNQLQDLLPHLLLSVLATIWAERMDWYFGVDMGIYYEPDQPAIVPDAFLALGVERIINDGLRLSYVLWEEEQLPILTLEVVSRKYRNEYSDKKDFYADLGILYYVIYNPYRRRLPSFEVYKLVGNHYEKLQGKSKQEPIWLPEIGLAIGVEHGNYQGIEREWVYWYNASGDRYLTPEETNLQLRQKNQKYEDMLRSLGVDPDAI, encoded by the coding sequence ATGTCTCCCTATCTGCTCAAAAAGCTAAATCTAATTCATAAGAATCTGCCATCCTCTGAAGAATTGCCAGATTCCGACGAAATGCCTGTGGATAATCAATTACAAGATCTATTGCCGCACCTGCTGCTCAGCGTCCTAGCCACTATTTGGGCTGAGCGCATGGATTGGTATTTTGGTGTGGATATGGGAATTTATTACGAGCCTGATCAGCCAGCGATCGTTCCTGATGCATTTTTGGCGTTGGGTGTGGAGCGCATTATTAACGATGGGTTACGTCTTAGCTATGTACTTTGGGAAGAAGAACAGTTACCAATTCTGACTTTAGAAGTTGTTTCTCGCAAATATCGTAATGAATATAGTGACAAAAAGGATTTCTATGCAGATTTAGGTATTCTCTATTACGTCATTTACAATCCCTATCGCCGCCGCTTGCCTAGTTTTGAAGTTTATAAACTGGTCGGAAATCACTACGAAAAATTGCAAGGCAAATCGAAACAAGAACCGATTTGGCTACCAGAAATTGGATTAGCGATTGGAGTCGAACATGGCAATTATCAAGGTATTGAGCGTGAATGGGTTTATTGGTACAACGCATCAGGCGATCGCTACCTCACCCCCGAAGAGACAAACCTCCAGCTAAGACAAAAAAATCAAAAATACGAGGATATGCTGCGATCGCTAGGAGTTGATCCTGATGCGATCTAA